In the Novosphingobium sp. 9 genome, one interval contains:
- the rplD gene encoding 50S ribosomal protein L4 yields the protein MKVQVLNIDGSAGNGDIELSDDVFGLEPRADILHRVVTWQLENRRGIARATRERSDVARTGKKFGNQKGGGSARHGDRAAPVFIGGGKAHGARRREFNISLNKKIRALGLKMALSSKAQGGLVIVDTLDVADAKTKALAGQLAKANFGKKVLIVDGEQVNEGFARAARNIVGVNVLPAMGANVYDILKHDTLVLTRAAVEKLEARFNG from the coding sequence ATGAAGGTTCAGGTCCTCAACATCGACGGTTCGGCCGGTAACGGCGACATCGAACTTTCGGACGACGTGTTCGGCCTCGAGCCGCGCGCGGACATCCTGCACCGCGTCGTCACCTGGCAGCTCGAGAACCGTCGCGGCATCGCCCGCGCGACCCGCGAGCGTTCGGACGTTGCCCGCACGGGTAAGAAGTTCGGCAACCAGAAGGGCGGCGGTTCGGCTCGTCACGGCGATCGTGCGGCCCCGGTGTTCATCGGCGGTGGTAAGGCTCACGGTGCCCGTCGCCGCGAGTTCAACATCTCGCTGAACAAGAAGATCCGCGCACTCGGTCTGAAGATGGCTCTGTCGTCGAAGGCGCAGGGCGGTCTCGTGATCGTCGACACCCTGGACGTGGCGGATGCCAAGACCAAGGCTCTGGCCGGTCAGCTCGCCAAGGCGAACTTCGGCAAGAAGGTGCTGATCGTGGACGGTGAGCAGGTCAACGAGGGCTTCGCCCGCGCTGCCCGCAACATCGTCGGCGTGAACGTGCTCCCGGCCATGGGCGCCAACGTCTATGACATCCTGAAGCACGACACGCTGGTGCTGACGCGCGCTGCTGTCGAAAAGCTGGAGGCGCGTTTCAATGGCTAA
- a CDS encoding 50S ribosomal protein L23, whose protein sequence is MAKSTVNIRHYDVILAPHITEKSTLLSENNAVVFKVAGDATKPEIKAAVEALFDRKVASVNTLVTKGKTKRWRGKEYRRSDVKKAIVTLAAGEQPIDITEGVRG, encoded by the coding sequence ATGGCTAAGTCCACTGTGAACATCCGTCACTACGACGTGATCCTCGCACCGCACATCACCGAGAAGTCGACGCTCCTTTCGGAGAACAACGCGGTCGTCTTCAAGGTTGCCGGCGATGCGACCAAGCCCGAGATCAAGGCTGCCGTCGAGGCACTGTTCGACCGCAAGGTCGCCAGCGTCAACACGCTCGTCACCAAGGGCAAGACCAAGCGCTGGCGCGGTAAGGAATACCGCCGCAGCGACGTGAAGAAGGCGATCGTCACTCTGGCTGCCGGTGAGCAGCCGATCGACATCACCGAAGGCGTACGGGGCTGA
- the rplB gene encoding 50S ribosomal protein L2 has translation MALKHYNPTSPARRGLVLVDKSSLWKGKPVKALTEGKSKTGGRNNKGHVTSRGIAGGHKQKYRFIDFKRRKWDMEATVERLEYDPNRTAFIALVTYTDGEQTYIIAPQRLSVGDVIVAGEKTDVKPGNAMLLSQMPVGTICHNVEMKPGKGGQIARSAGTYVQVVGRDRGMVIVRLNSGEQRYLRGDCMGTVGAVSNPDNGNQTLAKAGRKRWMGRRPLTRGVAKNPVDHPHGGGEGRTSGGRHPVTPWGKPTKGARTRNNKQTDKLIIRSRHAKKKR, from the coding sequence ATGGCACTTAAGCATTACAACCCGACCAGCCCGGCCCGCCGCGGCCTGGTCCTCGTCGACAAGTCGTCGCTCTGGAAGGGCAAGCCCGTCAAGGCGCTGACCGAAGGCAAGAGCAAGACCGGCGGTCGTAACAACAAGGGTCATGTCACCTCGCGTGGCATCGCCGGTGGTCACAAGCAGAAGTACCGCTTCATCGACTTCAAGCGTCGCAAGTGGGACATGGAAGCGACCGTCGAGCGTCTTGAGTACGATCCCAACCGTACGGCGTTCATCGCTCTGGTGACCTACACCGACGGCGAGCAGACCTACATCATCGCGCCGCAGCGTCTTTCGGTCGGCGACGTCATCGTCGCTGGCGAGAAGACCGACGTGAAGCCCGGCAACGCCATGCTTCTGTCGCAGATGCCGGTCGGCACGATCTGCCACAACGTCGAGATGAAGCCCGGCAAGGGCGGTCAGATCGCCCGTTCGGCAGGCACCTATGTGCAGGTCGTCGGTCGTGACCGCGGCATGGTCATCGTTCGCCTGAACTCGGGTGAACAGCGTTACCTGCGCGGCGATTGCATGGGCACCGTGGGCGCCGTGTCGAACCCCGACAACGGCAACCAGACCCTCGCAAAGGCCGGCCGCAAGCGCTGGATGGGCCGTCGCCCGCTGACCCGCGGTGTCGCCAAGAACCCGGTCGATCACCCGCACGGTGGTGGTGAAGGCCGTACCTCGGGTGGTCGTCACCCGGTTACGCCCTGGGGCAAGCCGACCAAGGGTGCTCGCACTCGCAACAACAAGCAGACGGACAAGCTCATCATCCGTTCGCGCCACGCCAAGAAGAAGAGGTAA
- the rpsS gene encoding 30S ribosomal protein S19, whose translation MARSVWKGPFVDLYLLKKAEVAQDAGAKAAPIKTWSRRSTILPQFVGLTFQVYNGHKFIPVSVNEDMVGHKLGEFAPTRSFPGHAADKKGKR comes from the coding sequence ATGGCACGTTCCGTCTGGAAAGGCCCCTTCGTCGACCTGTACCTTCTCAAGAAGGCCGAGGTCGCGCAGGATGCCGGTGCAAAGGCTGCTCCGATCAAGACCTGGTCGCGTCGCTCCACCATCCTTCCGCAGTTCGTTGGTCTGACCTTCCAGGTCTACAACGGACACAAGTTCATCCCTGTCTCGGTCAACGAGGACATGGTCGGCCACAAGCTCGGTGAATTCGCGCCCACGCGTTCGTTCCCCGGCCACGCTGCCGACAAGAAGGGCAAGCGCTAA
- the rplV gene encoding 50S ribosomal protein L22 → MSKQAAPRRVGDKEALAVNTTIRGSAQKLNLVAALIRGRKAEDAMNILTFSTKAMAVEARKVLASAIANAENNHNLDVDALVVAEASVGKSITMKRFHARGRGKSTRILKPFSRLRIVVREVEEV, encoded by the coding sequence ATGAGCAAGCAGGCAGCACCCCGCCGCGTCGGCGACAAGGAAGCTCTTGCGGTCAACACCACGATCCGTGGTTCGGCCCAGAAGCTCAACCTGGTCGCTGCGCTCATCCGTGGCCGCAAGGCCGAGGACGCGATGAACATCCTCACGTTCTCGACCAAGGCCATGGCCGTTGAGGCCCGCAAGGTTCTCGCCTCGGCGATCGCCAACGCGGAAAACAACCACAACCTCGACGTCGACGCTCTCGTCGTCGCCGAGGCGTCGGTCGGCAAGTCGATCACCATGAAGCGTTTCCACGCTCGTGGTCGCGGCAAGTCCACCCGTATCCTCAAGCCGTTCTCGCGCCTGCGGATCGTCGTTCGCGAAGTCGAGGAGGTTTGA
- the rpsC gene encoding 30S ribosomal protein S3 produces MGHKSNPIGLRLQINRTWDSRWFAEGRDYGKLLEEDLKIRKFIIETVPQAAVSKVVIERPAKLCRISIYAARPGVIIGKKGADIEKLRKQLSAMTGSEVKLNIVEIRKPEVDAKLIAQGIADQLIRRVAFRRAMKRAMQSAMRLGAEGIKIMCGGRLGGAEIARVEQYREGRVPLHTLRANIDYAAAEALTAYGIIGIKVWVFKGEILGHDPMAQDRLMMEAQTSGVRPAR; encoded by the coding sequence ATGGGTCATAAATCTAATCCGATCGGTCTGCGTCTGCAGATCAACCGTACCTGGGACAGCCGCTGGTTCGCGGAAGGCCGGGACTACGGCAAGCTGCTTGAGGAAGACCTCAAGATCCGCAAGTTCATCATCGAGACCGTGCCGCAGGCTGCTGTCTCGAAGGTGGTCATCGAGCGTCCGGCCAAGCTGTGCCGCATCTCGATCTACGCAGCTCGTCCCGGTGTGATCATCGGCAAGAAGGGCGCGGACATCGAGAAGCTGCGCAAGCAGCTCTCGGCCATGACCGGCAGCGAAGTGAAGCTGAACATCGTCGAGATCCGCAAGCCGGAAGTCGACGCCAAGCTGATCGCTCAGGGCATTGCCGACCAGCTGATCCGCCGCGTCGCTTTCCGCCGTGCGATGAAGCGCGCGATGCAGTCCGCCATGCGTCTGGGTGCCGAAGGCATCAAGATCATGTGCGGTGGCCGTCTCGGCGGCGCTGAAATCGCCCGTGTCGAGCAGTACCGTGAAGGCCGCGTGCCGCTTCACACGCTGCGTGCGAACATCGACTATGCCGCCGCCGAAGCGCTGACCGCGTACGGCATCATCGGCATCAAGGTGTGGGTCTTCAAGGGCGAGATCCTCGGCCACGACCCGATGGCGCAGGACCGGCTGATGATGGAGGCTCAGACCTCCGGCGTCCGCCCGGCGCGCTGA
- the rplP gene encoding 50S ribosomal protein L16: MLQPKKTKFRKAFKGRIKGDAKGGTDLNFGSYGLKALEPERITARQIEAARRAITRHLKRQGRLWIRVFPDVPVSKKPAEVRQGKGKGSVEYWAARVKPGRILFEVDGVAGPLAAEAFSRAAMKLPIKTKVVARLGDTSHLEA, from the coding sequence ATGCTGCAACCGAAAAAGACCAAGTTCCGCAAGGCTTTCAAGGGCAGGATCAAGGGCGATGCCAAGGGTGGCACCGACCTGAACTTCGGCTCCTACGGCCTCAAGGCTCTCGAGCCGGAGCGTATCACCGCCCGCCAGATCGAAGCGGCTCGCCGCGCGATCACGCGTCACCTCAAGCGCCAGGGTCGTCTCTGGATCCGCGTCTTCCCGGACGTGCCGGTTTCGAAGAAGCCTGCCGAAGTCCGTCAGGGTAAGGGCAAGGGTTCGGTCGAATACTGGGCGGCCCGCGTCAAGCCCGGCCGTATCCTGTTCGAAGTCGACGGCGTTGCCGGCCCGCTCGCAGCCGAGGCATTCAGCCGCGCTGCGATGAAGCTGCCGATCAAGACCAAGGTTGTTGCCCGTCTCGGCGACACCTCGCACCTGGAGGCCTAA
- the rpmC gene encoding 50S ribosomal protein L29, producing MADKTEDLRAKTDDQLTADLVDLKREQLNLRFQAATNQLERPARVKEVRRDIARIKTLQAERAAKA from the coding sequence ATGGCTGACAAGACCGAAGATCTGCGCGCCAAGACCGACGACCAGCTCACCGCTGACCTCGTTGATCTCAAGCGCGAACAGCTCAACCTGCGCTTCCAGGCTGCAACCAACCAGCTTGAGCGTCCTGCTCGCGTCAAGGAAGTGCGTCGCGATATCGCGCGCATCAAGACGCTCCAGGCCGAACGCGCAGCTAAGGCTTAA
- the rpsQ gene encoding 30S ribosomal protein S17, with product MPKRILIGTVVSDKTDKTVTVLVERKVKHPLYGKIIRRSKKYHAHDEDNAFKTGERVRIEETKPFSKTKTWKVLDRLQASKGTALEAEV from the coding sequence ATGCCCAAGCGTATCCTGATCGGGACGGTTGTTTCCGACAAGACCGACAAGACTGTTACCGTGCTCGTCGAGCGTAAGGTGAAGCACCCCCTCTACGGGAAGATCATCCGCCGCTCGAAGAAGTACCACGCCCACGACGAGGACAACGCCTTCAAGACCGGCGAGCGCGTCCGGATCGAGGAGACGAAGCCCTTCTCGAAGACCAAGACCTGGAAGGTTCTTGACCGTCTTCAGGCGAGCAAGGGAACGGCGCTCGAAGCCGAGGTCTAA
- the rplN gene encoding 50S ribosomal protein L14, producing MIQMQSNLDVADNSGAKRVQCIKVLGGSKRRFAGVGDIIVVSIKEAQPRARVKKGDVHRAVIVRTRKDVRRADGSVIRFDSNAAVLVNKNEEPIGTRIFGPVVRELRGRGFMKIISLAPEVL from the coding sequence ATGATCCAGATGCAATCCAATCTCGACGTCGCGGACAACAGCGGCGCAAAGCGCGTCCAGTGCATCAAGGTGCTGGGTGGCTCGAAGCGTCGTTTCGCGGGCGTCGGCGACATCATCGTGGTGTCGATCAAGGAGGCGCAGCCCCGCGCTCGCGTCAAGAAGGGCGACGTTCACCGTGCGGTGATCGTGCGTACCCGCAAGGACGTGCGTCGCGCTGACGGCAGCGTCATCCGCTTCGACAGCAATGCTGCGGTTCTCGTGAACAAGAACGAAGAGCCCATCGGCACCCGTATCTTCGGCCCCGTCGTGCGCGAACTGCGCGGTCGCGGTTTCATGAAGATCATCTCGCTCGCGCCGGAGGTGCTGTAA
- the rplX gene encoding 50S ribosomal protein L24 → MAAAKIKKGDQVVVLSGKDKGRTGAVLQVLPKDGKVIVEGVNVATKHRKPTQQNPQGGIDRVAAPMAISKVAVATKDGKPTRVRFEVQDGKKVRVAVKSGETIDG, encoded by the coding sequence ATGGCTGCCGCGAAGATCAAGAAGGGTGACCAGGTCGTCGTCCTGTCCGGCAAGGACAAGGGCCGTACCGGCGCCGTGCTGCAGGTTCTCCCCAAGGATGGCAAGGTCATCGTTGAGGGCGTGAACGTTGCGACCAAGCACCGCAAGCCCACCCAGCAGAACCCGCAGGGCGGCATCGACCGCGTCGCGGCCCCGATGGCGATCAGCAAGGTTGCCGTTGCCACCAAGGACGGCAAGCCGACCCGCGTTCGTTTCGAAGTGCAGGATGGCAAGAAGGTCCGCGTGGCCGTGAAGTCCGGAGAGACGATCGATGGCTGA
- the rplE gene encoding 50S ribosomal protein L5, whose protein sequence is MADKYTPRLRSKYDAEIAKAMTEKFGYTNVMEVPKIEKITLNMGVGEASQDKKKVQTAAAEMEAIAGQKPVITKARKSIAQFKLREGMPIGCKVTLRRERMYEFLDRLVTIAMPRIRDFRGLNPKSFDGRGNYAMGLKEQIIFPEISYDKIEKVRGMDIIVTTTAKTDEEARELLRLFGFPFPADASEQKEAA, encoded by the coding sequence ATGGCTGACAAGTACACTCCGCGTCTGCGCTCGAAGTACGACGCTGAAATCGCGAAGGCGATGACCGAGAAGTTCGGTTACACGAACGTGATGGAAGTGCCCAAGATCGAGAAGATCACGCTCAACATGGGCGTCGGTGAGGCCAGCCAGGACAAGAAGAAGGTCCAGACTGCCGCTGCCGAGATGGAAGCCATCGCCGGTCAGAAGCCCGTCATCACCAAGGCCCGCAAGTCGATCGCCCAGTTCAAGCTGCGCGAAGGCATGCCGATCGGCTGCAAGGTGACGCTGCGTCGCGAGCGTATGTACGAATTCCTGGATCGTCTCGTCACGATCGCGATGCCCCGCATCCGCGACTTCCGTGGCCTGAACCCGAAGTCGTTCGACGGTCGTGGCAACTACGCGATGGGTCTCAAGGAGCAGATCATCTTCCCGGAGATCAGCTACGACAAGATCGAAAAGGTGCGTGGCATGGACATCATCGTCACCACCACTGCGAAGACCGACGAGGAAGCGCGCGAGCTGCTTCGTCTGTTCGGTTTCCCGTTCCCGGCCGATGCGTCGGAACAGAAGGAAGCGGCGTGA
- the rpsN gene encoding 30S ribosomal protein S14, translating into MAKLSSVNKNERRKQLVQKYAGKYARLKAIADDESLDETERLIARLKLAEIPRNGNPTRVRNRCATTGRPRGYYRKFGLCRVELRDLANKGMIPGVTKSSW; encoded by the coding sequence ATGGCGAAACTGAGTTCCGTGAACAAGAACGAGCGCCGCAAGCAGCTCGTTCAGAAGTATGCAGGCAAGTACGCGCGCCTGAAGGCAATTGCCGATGACGAATCGCTCGACGAAACCGAGCGTCTCATCGCCCGCCTGAAGCTGGCCGAGATCCCCCGCAACGGTAACCCCACCCGGGTTCGCAACCGTTGCGCCACGACCGGTCGTCCGCGCGGTTACTACCGCAAGTTCGGTCTGTGCCGCGTCGAGCTGCGTGATCTTGCCAACAAGGGCATGATCCCCGGCGTGACCAAGTCGAGCTGGTAA
- the rpsH gene encoding 30S ribosomal protein S8: MAMTDPLGDMLTRIRNGQRAKKDSVLSPASKLRARVLEVLQREGYIRGFSDDATGAHPQLRIELKYFEGEPAIKHIARVSKPGRRVYSGSKELPIVRNGLGITIVSTPRGVLSDAEARTHNVGGEVLAEVF, encoded by the coding sequence ATGGCTATGACCGATCCCCTGGGTGATATGCTCACCCGCATCCGCAACGGCCAGCGTGCAAAGAAGGACTCCGTCCTTTCGCCGGCCTCCAAGCTTCGTGCCCGCGTGCTCGAAGTGCTCCAGCGCGAAGGCTACATCCGTGGCTTCAGCGACGACGCGACCGGCGCTCACCCGCAGCTTCGCATCGAGCTGAAGTACTTCGAGGGCGAGCCCGCGATCAAGCACATCGCGCGCGTTTCGAAGCCGGGCCGCCGCGTCTATTCGGGCTCGAAGGAGCTTCCGATCGTGCGCAACGGTCTGGGCATCACCATCGTTTCGACGCCCCGTGGCGTGCTCTCGGACGCCGAGGCCCGCACCCACAACGTGGGCGGCGAAGTGCTCGCGGAGGTGTTCTGA
- the rplF gene encoding 50S ribosomal protein L6 gives MSRIGKKPVAVPAGVTASIADGNLTVKGPKGALSIGLSNLVTYTVEDGSVAVQPVNQSKAARSHWGMQRTLVSNLVEGVTNGFSKVLEIKGVGYRAAAQGKNLKLQLGYSHDVDIAVPEGIEVKTPDNTTVEISGIDKQKVGQLAAEIRRWRKPEPYKGKGIAYRGEYIFRKEGKKK, from the coding sequence ATGAGCCGCATTGGCAAAAAGCCGGTGGCCGTGCCTGCTGGCGTAACCGCCAGCATCGCTGACGGCAACCTGACCGTGAAGGGCCCCAAGGGCGCCCTCAGCATCGGTCTGTCGAACCTCGTGACCTACACCGTCGAAGACGGTTCGGTCGCCGTGCAGCCGGTGAACCAGTCGAAGGCTGCGCGCAGCCACTGGGGCATGCAGCGCACGCTCGTCTCGAACCTGGTGGAAGGCGTGACCAACGGCTTCTCGAAGGTCCTCGAGATCAAGGGCGTCGGCTACCGCGCCGCAGCGCAGGGCAAGAACCTGAAGCTGCAGCTCGGCTACTCGCACGATGTCGACATCGCCGTGCCGGAAGGCATCGAAGTCAAGACCCCGGACAACACCACGGTGGAGATCTCGGGTATCGACAAGCAGAAGGTCGGCCAGCTCGCGGCCGAGATTCGTCGCTGGCGCAAGCCCGAGCCCTACAAGGGCAAGGGTATCGCCTATCGCGGCGAGTACATCTTCCGCAAGGAAGGGAAGAAGAAGTAA
- the rplR gene encoding 50S ribosomal protein L18, giving the protein MAKLSLFARRRRRVRTALRARAGGRPRLSVHRTGRHIYAQIIDDAQGHTVAAANTLGAKGTDTDAAVRVGKELAEAAQKAGITSVVFDRGGFLYHGRVKALADAAREAGLEF; this is encoded by the coding sequence ATGGCAAAGCTGTCCCTCTTCGCGCGTCGTCGCCGTCGCGTCCGTACCGCCCTGCGCGCCCGCGCCGGTGGTCGTCCCCGCCTTTCGGTGCACCGCACCGGTCGCCACATCTACGCGCAGATCATCGACGATGCCCAGGGCCACACTGTGGCTGCCGCCAACACGCTTGGCGCCAAGGGCACCGACACCGATGCAGCTGTGCGCGTCGGCAAGGAACTGGCCGAGGCTGCTCAGAAGGCAGGCATCACCTCGGTCGTGTTCGACCGCGGTGGCTTCCTGTACCATGGCCGCGTCAAGGCGCTGGCCGATGCCGCCCGTGAAGCCGGGCTGGAGTTCTGA
- the rpsE gene encoding 30S ribosomal protein S5, whose translation MADENTNETPIVAETPQATEATEARGDNARGGERGGRGGRGRGNDRGGERGGRGGRRDDRRGGRRDEEEQGEELIEKLVHINRVSKTVKGGKRFGFAALVVVGDGKGRVGFGHSKAREVPEAISKATASAKKKMIRVALKEGRTLHHDGKGHFGAGKVNVRTAPAGTGIIAGGPMRAVFESLGVHDVVTKSVGTSNPYNMIRATFDALQDQTSPKSVAQRRGKKVADLLGRGGATEAEAEAAAEAIAE comes from the coding sequence ATGGCTGACGAAAACACCAACGAAACGCCGATCGTGGCGGAAACCCCCCAGGCCACCGAGGCCACCGAAGCACGCGGCGACAACGCCCGTGGCGGTGAGCGCGGCGGTCGCGGCGGTCGTGGTCGCGGCAATGATCGTGGCGGTGAGCGCGGTGGCCGTGGCGGCCGCCGTGACGACCGTCGCGGTGGTCGTCGTGACGAGGAAGAGCAGGGCGAGGAGCTCATCGAGAAGCTCGTCCACATCAACCGCGTCAGCAAGACCGTCAAGGGCGGCAAGCGCTTCGGTTTCGCAGCGCTCGTCGTTGTCGGCGACGGCAAGGGTCGCGTAGGCTTCGGTCACTCGAAGGCTCGCGAAGTGCCTGAGGCGATCAGCAAGGCAACCGCTTCGGCCAAGAAGAAGATGATCCGCGTCGCGCTGAAGGAGGGTCGTACCCTCCATCACGACGGCAAGGGCCACTTCGGTGCCGGCAAGGTGAACGTGCGTACGGCGCCTGCCGGTACGGGCATCATCGCCGGTGGTCCGATGCGCGCGGTGTTCGAGAGCCTGGGCGTCCACGACGTCGTGACCAAGTCGGTCGGCACCTCGAACCCGTACAACATGATCCGCGCCACCTTCGACGCGCTGCAGGACCAGACTTCGCCGAAGTCGGTCGCACAGCGTCGTGGCAAGAAGGTCGCTGACCTGCTTGGTCGCGGTGGTGCAACCGAAGCAGAGGCCGAGGCCGCTGCCGAAGCCATCGCGGAGTAA
- the rpmD gene encoding 50S ribosomal protein L30 has product MAKIKIKQIGSPIRRPESQKKILIGLGLGKMHRVVELEDTAEVRGAIAKLPHMVAIVD; this is encoded by the coding sequence ATGGCGAAGATCAAGATCAAGCAGATCGGTTCGCCGATCCGTCGTCCCGAGAGCCAGAAGAAGATCCTGATCGGTCTGGGCCTTGGCAAGATGCACCGTGTCGTCGAACTCGAGGACACTGCTGAAGTTCGTGGCGCGATTGCCAAGCTTCCGCACATGGTCGCCATCGTCGACTGA
- a CDS encoding ankyrin repeat domain-containing protein has protein sequence MAKRLGSILALGAALAALSACGQKETQVDQVEGAPVDIHASCVDPMSDPLVLAARQRMDDALRVELRQGAVDAAKEADKALAAGDFRLVASIGEGGVSTEDFGAECRVGDRLDQRMTRVIAYHDTDDKLEGYAPAGALSKFGHAYNEAMLDDPRYPYRDVCRSVKTAPVEEPTPGAELPHRYGFSYFARTSGALSAAQAARRGDLGALSQAVARDPKSLDRPDLFGLTPLAWAVAYRERDAAEWLLDHKASPAGPGCHTILDHISPMQVARAIHWRAMVTRMRPLVSVEDFNDLREAPRVSDADISDFNHGLTELNEKYRKVFNKRYLTRHHLIISLDDTGKQLSCRFEPATSQPGYDAGMCELGADVLHWRPARSAYGTAIPEDASLLVGVRGE, from the coding sequence GTGGCCAAACGCCTCGGATCGATCCTTGCCCTTGGTGCTGCGCTGGCGGCGCTGAGCGCGTGCGGCCAGAAAGAAACGCAGGTCGATCAGGTGGAGGGGGCACCGGTCGACATCCACGCAAGCTGCGTCGATCCGATGTCGGATCCCCTGGTGCTGGCTGCCCGGCAACGTATGGACGACGCCTTGCGCGTCGAACTGCGGCAGGGCGCTGTCGATGCCGCGAAGGAAGCGGACAAGGCGCTTGCTGCGGGCGATTTCCGTTTGGTGGCGAGTATCGGTGAGGGTGGTGTCTCGACCGAGGATTTCGGGGCCGAATGCCGCGTCGGCGACCGCCTCGATCAGCGCATGACGCGGGTGATCGCGTATCACGACACGGACGACAAGCTGGAAGGCTACGCGCCTGCCGGTGCGCTGTCGAAATTCGGGCACGCCTATAACGAGGCGATGCTGGACGATCCGCGCTATCCTTATCGCGACGTCTGCCGCAGCGTGAAGACCGCGCCCGTGGAGGAGCCGACCCCCGGTGCGGAGCTGCCGCATCGTTACGGCTTCAGCTATTTCGCACGGACCTCCGGCGCTCTGAGCGCGGCACAGGCGGCGCGTCGTGGTGATCTCGGCGCACTCTCGCAGGCCGTGGCCCGCGATCCGAAATCGCTGGACCGGCCCGATCTCTTCGGGCTCACGCCGCTCGCCTGGGCCGTGGCCTATCGCGAGCGCGATGCAGCGGAATGGCTGCTCGATCACAAGGCCAGTCCGGCGGGGCCGGGGTGTCACACGATTCTCGATCACATATCGCCGATGCAGGTCGCCCGTGCGATCCACTGGCGGGCCATGGTGACCCGGATGCGGCCGCTCGTCTCGGTCGAGGACTTCAACGACCTTCGAGAAGCGCCGCGCGTGAGCGACGCGGACATCTCGGATTTCAATCACGGTCTGACCGAACTCAACGAGAAGTACCGCAAGGTCTTCAACAAGCGATACCTGACGCGCCATCACCTGATCATCTCGCTCGACGATACCGGCAAGCAGTTGTCGTGCCGATTCGAGCCGGCGACCTCGCAGCCCGGATACGATGCCGGCATGTGTGAGCTTGGCGCCGATGTGCTGCACTGGCGCCCGGCCCGCAGCGCTTACGGCACCGCGATTCCCGAGGATGCATCGCTGCTGGTGGGTGTCAGGGGCGAATGA
- the rplO gene encoding 50S ribosomal protein L15: MKLNELRDNAGARHRRMRIGRGIGSGKGKTGGRGQKGAKARSGVSINGFEGGQMPLHMRIPKRGFTNAKFRKDYAEVNLGAIQKAVDAGKLDVAATIDHAALQAAGLARGGKDGVRLLGKGELTAKITFNVAGASKGAVEAVEKVGGSVILPAKEAVEA; the protein is encoded by the coding sequence ATGAAACTGAATGAACTTCGCGACAACGCCGGTGCCCGTCACCGCCGCATGCGTATCGGCCGTGGTATCGGTTCGGGCAAGGGCAAGACCGGTGGTCGCGGCCAGAAGGGTGCCAAGGCACGCTCGGGCGTTTCGATCAACGGCTTCGAGGGCGGCCAGATGCCGCTCCACATGCGTATCCCGAAGCGCGGCTTCACCAACGCCAAGTTCCGCAAGGACTACGCCGAAGTGAACCTCGGCGCGATCCAGAAGGCCGTGGACGCGGGCAAGCTCGATGTCGCTGCAACCATCGATCATGCCGCTCTGCAGGCTGCCGGTCTTGCCCGTGGCGGCAAGGACGGCGTGCGTCTGCTCGGCAAGGGCGAGCTGACCGCCAAGATCACCTTCAACGTCGCCGGTGCCTCGAAGGGCGCTGTCGAAGCTGTCGAGAAGGTCGGCGGTTCGGTGATCCTTCCCGCCAAGGAAGCCGTCGAGGCCTGA